The proteins below come from a single Miscanthus floridulus cultivar M001 chromosome 1, ASM1932011v1, whole genome shotgun sequence genomic window:
- the LOC136459509 gene encoding expansin-A15-like, whose product MGHGPFPFHNASTPGRAGVGRWTPKPLALLFLAVVALAATSAVDAWSRGTATFYGGSDASGTMGGACGYGNLYATGYGQYTAALSQVLYNDGASCGQCYQISCDPQTDARWCRQGAGAVTVAATNLCPPNYAYSGSDGGWCNPPRAHFDMSQPACLQIGIYLGGIIPVLYQRVSCAKQGGVRFTITGFNYYELVLISNVGGSGSVASAWVQGSNTNLVPMSRNWGANWQSLAAIAGQALTFGVTFTGGQTIVFLNVVPQNWVFGMSFTSNLQFSY is encoded by the exons ATGGGCCATGGCCCCTTCCCCTTCCACAACGCCTCGACGCCAGGGCGGGCGGGGGTTGGCCGTTGG ACACCCAAACCTCTGGCCTTGCTGTTCCTCGCGGTGGTCGCGCTGGCTGCCACGTCGGCCGTCGACGCCTGGTCCAGGGGCACGGCCACGTTCTACGGCGGCAGCGACGCCTCGGGCACAATGG GCGGGGCGTGCGGGTACGGCAACCTGTACGCGACGGGCTACGGTCAGTACACGGCGGCGCTGAGCCAGGTCCTGTACAACGACGGCGCGTCGTGCGGGCAGTGCTACCAGATCTCCTGCGACCCGCAGACGGACGCGCGGTGGTGCCGGCAGGGCGCCGGCGCCGTCACCGTCGCGGCCACCAACCTCTGCCCGCCTAACTACGCCTACTCCGGCAGCGACGGCGGCTGGTGCAACCCGCCGCGGGCGCACTTCGACATGTCGCAGCCGGCGTGTCTCCAGATCGGCATCTACCTGGGCGGCATCATCCCGGTGCTGTACCAGCGCGTGTCCTGCGCGAAGCAGGGCGGCGTGCGCTTCACCATCACCGGCTTCAACTACTACGAGCTGGTGCTCATCTCCAACGTCGGTGGCAGCGGCTCCGTGGCCAGCGCCTGGGTCCAGGGCTCCAACACCAACCTGGTTCCCATGAGCAGGAACTGGGGCGCCAACTGGCAGTCGCTTGCCGCGATCGCCGGCCAGGCGCTCACTTTCGGCGTTACGTTCACCGGCGGACAGACCATCGTCTTCCTGAACGTCGTGCCGCAGAACTGGGTGTTCGGCATGTCATTCACCAGCAACTTGCAGTTCTCCTACTGA